In Bacillus cereus ATCC 14579, a single window of DNA contains:
- a CDS encoding DUF3935 domain-containing protein — protein MTRLKQVFGIIISFFVFWFSMLGVQMFAEFLDIESLKFVAGKTEAARAFYSPYPFLIVFLITLLSLYFFVIKLGKPKKEKMPTLEEKKEELQ, from the coding sequence ATGACGAGATTGAAGCAAGTTTTTGGTATTATTATTAGTTTTTTTGTTTTTTGGTTTAGTATGCTCGGTGTACAAATGTTTGCTGAGTTTTTAGATATTGAGTCATTGAAATTTGTTGCGGGAAAGACTGAGGCGGCGCGTGCTTTTTACTCTCCGTACCCGTTTTTAATTGTTTTTCTTATTACATTGCTTTCCCTATACTTCTTCGTAATTAAGCTAGGGAAGCCGAAAAAAGAGAAAATGCCTACTTTAGAGGAAAAGAAGGAAGAATTACAATGA
- a CDS encoding manganese efflux pump MntP translates to MTFEQLIPLIIMAFALGMDAFSVSLGMGMMPLKLRQILYIGMTIGIFHIIMPFIGMVLGRFLSEKYGDIAHFAGAILLIGLGFYIVYSTILQNEETRTAPIGISLFVFAFGVSIDSFSVGLSLGIYGAQTIITILLFGFVSMLLAWIGLLIGRHAKDMLGTYGEIVGGIILVGFGLYILFPI, encoded by the coding sequence CTTTAATAATTATGGCATTCGCCTTAGGGATGGATGCGTTCTCGGTGAGTCTTGGTATGGGGATGATGCCCCTAAAGTTAAGACAAATCCTGTATATTGGTATGACGATAGGGATATTTCATATTATTATGCCGTTTATAGGAATGGTACTAGGTCGTTTTTTATCAGAGAAATATGGAGATATCGCACATTTTGCGGGTGCTATTTTATTAATCGGACTAGGGTTTTATATCGTATATTCGACCATTTTACAAAATGAAGAGACTAGAACTGCCCCTATTGGAATTAGTTTATTCGTATTTGCATTTGGCGTCAGTATAGATAGTTTCTCAGTAGGGCTTAGTCTTGGTATTTATGGGGCACAGACAATTATTACGATTTTACTTTTTGGATTTGTTAGCATGTTATTAGCGTGGATTGGTTTATTAATTGGGAGACATGCGAAAGATATGCTCGGTACATACGGTGAGATAGTAGGTGGTATCATTTTGGTTGGGTTTGGATTATATATCCTTTTTCCTATATAA